A region of Nocardioides alkalitolerans DNA encodes the following proteins:
- a CDS encoding XRE family transcriptional regulator yields the protein MSTEENDAALLRNRAGTARERRPEDPLEELELEEAIARNVRSLRTQQGLSVGETAERVGISKAMLSKIENAQTSCSLSTLARLAVGLDVPVTSLFRGADAERPAAFVAAGTGARIVRAGTKEGHEYELLGSLRGEHKRLECLHVTLTEKSETYPLFQHPGTEFIFMLEGVMDYSHSRSVYRLHPGDSLQMDGEGAHGPVELVELPIRFLSVIAFPEASL from the coding sequence GTGTCCACCGAGGAGAACGACGCCGCACTGCTGCGCAACCGGGCCGGTACGGCGCGGGAGCGACGCCCCGAGGACCCGCTCGAGGAGCTCGAGCTGGAGGAGGCGATCGCGCGCAACGTGCGGAGCCTGCGCACGCAGCAGGGCCTGTCGGTGGGCGAGACGGCGGAGAGGGTCGGCATCTCGAAGGCGATGCTGTCGAAGATCGAGAACGCCCAGACCTCGTGCAGCCTGTCGACGCTGGCGCGGTTGGCCGTCGGCCTCGACGTACCGGTCACCTCCCTCTTCCGCGGCGCCGACGCCGAGCGTCCCGCGGCGTTCGTCGCGGCCGGCACGGGGGCCCGCATCGTGCGGGCGGGGACGAAGGAGGGGCACGAGTACGAGCTCCTCGGCTCGCTGCGCGGCGAGCACAAGCGCCTCGAGTGCCTCCACGTGACGCTCACGGAGAAGAGCGAGACCTACCCGCTCTTCCAGCACCCCGGCACCGAGTTCATCTTCATGCTCGAGGGCGTCATGGACTACTCGCACTCGCGCTCGGTCTACCGGTTGCACCCCGGCGACTCGCTGCAGATGGACGGCGAGGGCGCCCACGGCCCGGTCGAGCTCGTCGAGCTGCCCATCCGGTTCCTGTCGGTGATCGCGTTCCCGGAGGCTTCGCTGTGA